Proteins co-encoded in one Streptococcus parauberis NCFD 2020 genomic window:
- a CDS encoding adenylosuccinate synthase, with amino-acid sequence MTSVVVVGTQWGDEGKGKITDFLSADAEVIARYQGGDNAGHTIVIDGKKFKLHLIPSGIFFPEKFSVIGNGVVVNPKSLVKELAYLHEEGVTTDNLRISDRAHVILPYHIKLDQLQEDSKGDNKIGTTIKGIGPAYMDKAARVGIRIADLLDKEIFADRLMANLAEKNRLFEKMYDSTALDFDEIFEEYYAYGQEIKKYVTDTSVILNDALDGGKRVLFEGAQGVMLDIDQGTYPFVTSSNPVAGGVTIGSGVGPSKINKVVGVCKAYTSRVGDGPFPTELFDEVGNRIREIGHEYGTTTGRPRRVGWFDSVVMRHSRRVSGITNLSLNSIDVLSGLDTVKICVAYDLDGERIDYYPASLEKLKRCTPIYEELPGWSEDITGVRSLEDLPENARNYVRRVGELVGVRISTFSVGPGREQTNILESVWANI; translated from the coding sequence ATGACATCAGTAGTAGTTGTTGGTACCCAATGGGGTGATGAAGGTAAAGGAAAAATCACTGACTTTTTATCTGCAGATGCAGAAGTGATTGCTCGTTATCAAGGTGGTGATAATGCTGGACATACAATTGTCATCGATGGAAAAAAATTCAAATTACATTTGATCCCATCAGGTATTTTCTTCCCAGAAAAATTTTCTGTTATTGGTAATGGAGTGGTTGTTAACCCTAAATCATTGGTTAAAGAACTAGCTTATCTTCATGAAGAAGGCGTTACAACAGATAATTTGCGTATTTCAGATCGTGCCCATGTTATCTTGCCTTATCACATTAAATTGGATCAATTACAAGAAGATTCAAAAGGTGATAACAAAATCGGAACAACTATTAAAGGAATTGGCCCAGCTTATATGGATAAAGCTGCGCGTGTTGGTATCCGCATTGCTGATTTATTAGACAAAGAAATCTTTGCTGACCGTTTGATGGCTAATTTGGCTGAAAAAAATCGTTTGTTTGAAAAAATGTACGATTCGACTGCACTTGACTTTGATGAGATTTTTGAAGAATACTATGCTTATGGTCAAGAAATCAAAAAGTATGTAACAGATACATCAGTTATTTTGAATGATGCCCTTGATGGTGGTAAACGTGTCTTATTTGAGGGCGCACAAGGTGTTATGCTTGATATTGACCAAGGTACTTACCCATTTGTAACATCTTCAAATCCAGTAGCTGGTGGAGTAACAATTGGTTCTGGTGTTGGCCCAAGTAAAATCAATAAAGTAGTTGGTGTATGTAAAGCTTACACTAGCCGTGTTGGTGATGGACCATTCCCAACTGAATTATTTGATGAAGTTGGGAACCGTATCCGTGAAATTGGTCATGAATATGGTACAACAACTGGCCGTCCACGCCGTGTTGGTTGGTTTGACTCAGTTGTTATGCGTCATAGCCGTCGTGTGTCAGGGATTACTAACCTTTCACTCAACTCAATCGACGTTCTTTCAGGACTCGATACAGTTAAAATTTGTGTTGCTTATGACCTTGACGGAGAACGCATTGATTACTACCCAGCAAGTTTAGAAAAATTAAAACGTTGCACACCAATCTATGAAGAATTACCAGGTTGGTCTGAAGATATCACAGGTGTTCGTAGCCTTGAAGACCTTCCAGAAAATGCTCGTAACTATGTTCGCCGTGTTGGTGAATTAGTTGGTGTTCGCATCTCTACTTTCTCAGTAGGTCCAGGACGTGAACAAACAAACATTCTAGAATCAGTTTGGGCAAATATCTAA
- a CDS encoding DUF6440 family protein: protein MSKISKDRFSVINTDFGTQVIVDNETGVEYYKNGNHIIPLLEANGKPKLNREWLSNQ, encoded by the coding sequence ATGTCTAAAATTTCGAAAGATAGATTTTCAGTTATTAATACTGATTTTGGAACACAAGTGATTGTTGATAATGAAACAGGTGTCGAATACTACAAAAATGGTAACCACATTATTCCTCTTCTTGAAGCAAATGGCAAACCTAAGTTAAATAGAGAATGGTTATCAAATCAATAA
- a CDS encoding toxic anion resistance protein codes for MPDFNFDIDQIANNAITKNDKTTEIISHEASDVSKPISFLEKLSPEQRTAIQSKVPAVVDSFMADQNALLDFGQSAVEGVNNTVNHILAEQKKIEIPQVDDLLKNTNRELNGFIAKYKDIGPVELEKKPNLLQKFFKQSKDTLQEFYFDAQNIEQKMDGMAAAVVKQEDTLARNIVSAELLIEDNTKSIENLVGVISFVEASQNEATKRASSIQTELAKLDAQTPEYQQASDLLARTTEVINTLEQQHTEYLSRLYVAWATTPQMRNLVKVSSDMRQKLGMLRRNTIPTMKLSIAQLGILQQSLKSGITADAIVNANNAALQMLAETSKEVIPALERSAQNPTMSIKSVTSLAESLVAQNNGIIAAIDSGRQKRAQLEHTIIKSAETINDSVKLRDEKIVQALLNEGRTTQDEVDQPSASTTN; via the coding sequence ATGCCAGATTTTAATTTTGACATTGACCAAATAGCTAATAATGCTATTACTAAAAATGATAAAACAACTGAAATCATTAGCCATGAAGCAAGTGATGTTAGTAAGCCAATTTCCTTCTTAGAGAAATTAAGTCCTGAACAACGAACAGCTATTCAAAGCAAAGTACCTGCTGTTGTTGATAGTTTTATGGCAGACCAAAATGCCTTACTTGACTTTGGTCAATCTGCTGTCGAAGGAGTAAATAACACTGTTAATCATATCCTTGCTGAACAAAAGAAAATTGAAATTCCACAAGTTGATGATTTGTTAAAAAATACTAACCGTGAACTCAACGGTTTTATTGCTAAATATAAAGACATCGGTCCTGTTGAATTAGAAAAGAAACCAAACTTGCTTCAAAAATTCTTTAAACAAAGCAAAGATACCCTCCAAGAATTCTATTTTGATGCACAGAATATTGAGCAAAAAATGGACGGGATGGCTGCTGCTGTTGTCAAGCAAGAAGACACCTTGGCTAGAAATATTGTTTCAGCTGAACTCTTAATTGAAGACAATACTAAATCAATTGAAAATTTAGTTGGTGTTATCTCCTTTGTTGAAGCCAGCCAAAATGAAGCTACTAAACGTGCAAGTAGTATTCAGACTGAACTTGCTAAACTAGATGCCCAAACTCCTGAATACCAACAAGCTAGTGATCTCTTAGCGCGCACAACTGAAGTCATTAATACGCTTGAACAACAACATACTGAGTACCTCAGTCGTCTCTATGTTGCCTGGGCAACAACACCACAAATGCGTAACTTAGTAAAAGTTTCTTCTGACATGCGTCAAAAACTTGGCATGCTGCGTCGCAACACTATCCCTACGATGAAGTTGTCAATTGCGCAACTAGGCATTTTGCAACAATCACTCAAATCTGGGATTACTGCGGATGCCATTGTTAATGCTAATAATGCAGCTCTTCAAATGTTAGCTGAAACAAGTAAAGAAGTTATTCCTGCTTTGGAACGTTCGGCACAAAACCCAACCATGTCTATCAAGTCTGTCACTTCCCTTGCTGAAAGTTTAGTTGCTCAAAATAACGGCATTATTGCTGCTATTGATAGTGGCCGTCAAAAACGGGCCCAATTGGAACATACTATTATTAAATCCGCTGAAACTATTAATGACTCGGTCAAACTGCGTGATGAGAAGATTGTCCAAGCATTACTCAATGAAGGGCGAACTACGCAAGATGAAGTTGATCAACCGTCAGCATCTACGACTAATTAA